A single genomic interval of Arachis duranensis cultivar V14167 chromosome 7, aradu.V14167.gnm2.J7QH, whole genome shotgun sequence harbors:
- the LOC110273882 gene encoding uncharacterized protein LOC110273882 gives MIDLSFSDEFGYMTAPTSVASSCNNEKFFYSAPTSPSRRIIKLGANSCCQTSHTSPRTIQDEDDGRYSNLDEFEFETSRRFTGYLDTKKSQKDDDFDGDSLQTMAFADELFNDGKVLPLEPPPPLKLPPRLIQNNGDCGSVVMSAQSSTLTSPKSPALVLRLLPFSRHSLWNDEFDPFVAALEKVKDDKRGNSNSKAKNGLRRTRSLSPFRGFNHRSEKHVGISKTKIQVSESHCCELQKEPLLLMKQESRRVDMISVEESNDAAFETKEDERKRSGFWRRKKKNKKENSIVKLLFGNGYMRKSSDKHKLEGQKESLEKPEFMMRKLDADSVSSSQSTERDKDETRSDMSKMSLVCHKPRGSKLFLCLGHGGYVK, from the coding sequence ATGATTGATCTCTCATTTTCTGATGAATTTGGATACATGACAGCACCAACTAGTGTTGCAAGTAGCTGCAACAATGAGAAATTCTTCTATAGTGCACCAACTAGTCCTAGCAGAAGGATCATCAAGCTAGGTGCAAATTCTTGCTGCCAAACAAGTCACACATCACCAAGAACAATTCAAGATGAGGATGATGGAAGGTACTCCAATCTGGATGAGTTTGAATTCGAGACGAGTCGCAGGTTTACCGGTTACTTGGACACCAAGAAATCCCAAAAAGATGATGATTTTGATGGTGATTCATTGCAAACCATGGCATTTGCTGATGAGTTATTCAATGATGGTAAGGTTTTGCCATTGGAGCCGCCGCCACCTCTTAAACTTCCTCCGAGGCTGATTCAGAACAATGGAGATTGTGGCAGTGTGGTGATGAGTGCACAAAGTTCAACTCTTACTTCACCAAAATCCCCTGCTTTGGTGCTAAGGCTACTACCTTTTTCGCGACATAGTTTGTGGAACGATGAATTTGATCCGTTCGTGGCAGCTTTGGAGAAGGTCAAGGATGATAAGAGAGGGAACTCGAATTCAAAGGCGAAGAATGGTCTTAGAAGGACTAGATCACTTTCTCCATTCAGGGGATTCAACCATAGGTCTGAAAAACATGTAGGAATATCCAAGACAAAGATACAAGTATCCGAATCGCATTGTTGTGAGCTTCAAAAGGAGCCATTACTATTGATGAAGCAAGAATCAAGGAGGGTTGATATGATATCAGTTGAAGAGAGCAATGATGCAGCCTTTGAGACAAAGGAAGATGAGAGAAAGAGAAGTGGATTTTggagaaggaaaaagaagaacaagaaagaaaacagcATAGTGAAGCTTCTCTTTGGGAATGGTTATATGAGGAAATCAAGTGATAAACACAAGTTAGAAGGTCAAAAGGAATCATTAGAGAAGCCAGAATTCATGATGAGGAAGCTTGATGCTGATTCTGTCAGTTCATCACAATCAACAGAGAGGGATAAAGATGAAACAAGAAGTGACATGAGCAAAATGAGCTTGGTATGTCACAAGCCTAGAGGATCaaaactttttctttgtttaggcCATGGAGGGTATGTCAAGTGA
- the LOC107496617 gene encoding F-box protein At2g26850 translates to MLLYFIYCFSFLVFLKSLIPLKPLPPSWTSEVRLISLLFCEDLSVKSIPKLFNRFWILHLCQVVKRMSLMKKTLTSSKVENVEDTNGMSVLDLPDLVLECILERLPPASLCQMAGVCRSLRERCVSDHLWERHMKQKWGRVIGPVAYREWKWHVASKRNVGSPKNGKQRSLMRLVTLHWPFSWMRSRLDEINNNNINSKSSLPSDSMMTWYLALETGNFWFPAQVYNRENGHVGFMLSCYDAELSYDPHTDTFQARYPPHGRRAVAIEHGIQWERLRSPPVDTPPHDLHITDCLNDLHPGDHIEIQWRRNKEFPYGWWYGVVGHLETCDGNENYCRCHSSDTVVLEFNQYTPDSRWRRTTISRKDHREEGNEADGFYGGIRKIKTEREIAIWKCLWPSEVLD, encoded by the exons ATGCTACTTTACTTCATATATTGTTTCTCATTCTTGGTGTTTTTGAAGTCCCTTATACCCTTGAAGCCACTTCCTCCGTCATGGACATCTGAGGTGAGGTTGATCTCCCTCTTGTTCTGTGAAGACTTGTCTGTGAAATCAATCCCCAAGTTGTTCAACAGGTTTTGGATTCTTCATCTGTGTCAAGTTGTTAAGAGAATGTCTCTTATGAAGAAGACTCTAACCTCTTCAAAGGTGGAGAATGTTGAGGACACAAATGGCATGTCAGTTTTGGACTTGCCTGACCTGGTGTTGGAGTGCATTCTCGAGAGGCTTCCCCCGGCGTCGCTCTGCCAAATGGCCGGGGTTTGCCGGTCCTTGAGGGAGAGATGTGTTAGTGATCACCTTTGGGAGAGGCACATGAAACAGAAATGGGGAAGAGTGATTGGTCCAGTTGCTTATAGGGAGTGGAAATGGCATGTTGCCTCAAAGAGGAATGTTGGCAGCCCCAAGAATGGCAAGCAAAGGAGCTTGATGAGGCTTGTCACCCTTCATTGGCCCTTTTCATGGATGAGATCAAGATTGGATGAaatcaataacaacaacatcaacagcAAGAGTTCTTTGCCTTCTGATTCAATGATGACTTGGTATCTTGCCCTTGAGACTGGAAATTTCTGGTTTCCTGCTCAGGTCTATAACCGCGAG AATGGTCATGTTGGATTTATGTTGTCATGCTATGATGCTGAGCTTAGCTATGATCCACACACTGACACCTTCCAAGCCAG GTATCCACCTCATGGAAGAAGGGCAGTGGCTATAGAACATGGAATCCAATGGGAAAGGCTAAGATCACCACCTGTTGATACACCTCCTCATGATCTTCATATCACTGATTGTCTAAATGATTTGCATCCGGGTGATCACATAGAGATTCAGTGGAGGAGAAACAAGGAATTTCCTTATG GTTGGTGGTATGGTGTCGTAGGCCATTTGGAGACATGCGATGGGAATGAAAATTACTGCCGCTGTCATAGTAGTG ACACAGTGGTGCTAGAGTTCAATCAGTACACTCCTGACTCGCGCTGGAGGAGGACAACCATCAGTAGGAAAGATCATCGTGAGGAGGGAAACGAGGCTGACGGATTCTACGGAGGGATCAGAAAGATCAAGACTGAGCGTGAGATTGCCATTTGGAAATGCCTTTGGCCTTCTGAAGTCTTGGACTAG